Proteins encoded together in one Juglans regia cultivar Chandler chromosome 9, Walnut 2.0, whole genome shotgun sequence window:
- the LOC108997286 gene encoding mitogen-activated protein kinase homolog MMK2-like, translating to MANKESSSGASSSTGGTIKRVLTHNGRYVQYNVCGNLFEVSAKYVPPIRPIGRGACGIVCAAVNSDTHEEVAIKKIGNAFDNIIDAKRTLREIKLLSHMDHENVISIKDIIRPPKKDAFNDVYIVYELMDTDLQHVIQSDQPLTDNHCQYFLYQLLRGLKYVHSANVLHRDLKPSNLLLNGNGDLKIGDFGLARTTSETDFMTEYVVTRWYRAPELLLNCSEYTAAIDVWSVGCILGEIVTREPLFPGKDYVHQLRLITELTGSPDDASLGFLRSDNARRYVRQLPQCRKQQFSARFPSMCPGALDLLEKMLVFDPNKRITVEEALCHPYMSSLHDNNDEPVCPRPFSFDFEQPSCTEEEIKELIWRESVKFNPDPTH from the exons ATGGCTAACAAGGAGTCGAGCTCTGGAGCTTCCTCTTCAACGGGCGGTACAATCAAAAGAGTGCTCACGCATAATGGTCGTTATGTGCAATACAACGTGTGCGGGAACTTGTTCGAGGTCTCCGCAAAGTACGTACCTCCCATTCGCCCAATCGGTAGAGGTGCTTGTGGTATTGTCTG TGCTGCTGTGAATTCAGATACACATGAGGAGGTCGCCATAAAGAAGATTGGCAATGCATTTGACAATATAATAGATGCGAAGAGGACATTGAGAGAAATCAAGCTTCTTTCCCACATGGACCATGAAAAT GTTATTTCCATCAAGGACATCATACGACCACCAAAAAAGGATGCATTCAATGATGTGTACATTGTATATGAACTAATGGATACTGATCTTCAACACGTAATTCAATCTGACCAACCACTTACAGATAATCATTGTCAG TACTTCTTGTATCAACTGTTACGAGGACTGAAATATGTACACTCAGCAAATGTTCTGCATCGTGATCTTAAGCCCAGTAATCTGCTTCTCAATGGTAATGGTGACCTTAAAATTGGAGACTTTGGATTGGCAAGGACAACTTCTGAGACAGACTTTATGACTGAGTATGTTGTCACTCGTTGGTACCGAGCACCAGAATTGCTTCTTAATTGTTCAGAGTACACTGCTGCCATTGATGTATGGTCAGTTGGTTGCATACTCGGTGAAATTGTGACTAGAGAACCTTTGTTCCCAGGGAAAGACTATGTTCATCAGTTGAGGCTTATTACAGAG TTAACAGGTTCACCTGATGATGCTAGCCTTGGATTTCTCCGTAGTGATAATGCTCGAAGATATGTTAGACAGCTTCCGCAATGCCGGAAGCAACAATTTTCAGCTAGATTCCCCAGTATGTGTCCTGGGGCTTTGGATCTGCTAGAGAAAATGCTCGTCTTTGATCCTAACAAACGCATTACTG TTGAAGAGGCACTTTGTCACCCATACATGTCATCTCTTCACGACAACAATGATGAGCCTGTCTGCCCTAGGCCattcagttttgattttgaGCAACCATCTTGTACTGAAGAAGAGATCAAAGAGCTCATCTGGAGGGAATCAGTGAAATTCAACCCAGATCCTACCCATTAG
- the LOC108997311 gene encoding 40S ribosomal protein S10-1-like, translating into MIIPEKNRREISKYLFQEGVCFAKKDYNLAKHPEIDVPNLQVIKLMQSFKSKEYVRETFAWMHYYWYLTNDGIEFLRTYLNLPSEIVPATLKKQARPAGRPFGGPPGDRPRGPPRFEGERRFGGDRDGYRGGPRGPGGDFGEKSGAPADYRPSFGGPGGRPGFGRGSGGFGGGAASSNAV; encoded by the exons ATG ATCATTCCAGAGAAGAACCGACGTGAAATCTCCAAGTACCTCTTCCAAG AGGGAGTTTGCTTTGCTAAGAAGGACTATAATCTCGCAAAGCACCCGGAGATCGATGTGCCGAACCTTCAGGTGATAAAGCTGATGCAGAGCTTCAAATCCAAGGAGTACGTGCGTGAGACCTTCGCTTGGATGCACTACTACTGGTACCTCACCAACGATGGCATTGAGTTCCTCAGGACTTACCTTAATCTTCCTTCCGAAATTGTCCCTGCAACTTTGAAGAAACAGGCCAGGCCCGCTGGTAGGCCCTTTGGCGGCCCACCTGGCGACCGTCCCCG TGGTCCTCCTCGTTTTGAGGGAGAAAGGAGATTTGGTGGTGACCGAGATGGGTACCGTGGAGGTCCCCGTGGTCCTGGTGGTGACTTTGGTGAAAAGAGTGGAGCACCAGCTGACTATAGGCCCAGTTTTGGG GGTCCTGGTGGAAGGCCTGGCTTTGGTCGTGGATCTGGTGGTTTTGGTGGGGGCGCAGCTAGCTCAAATGCTGTTTGA